In Halorubrum sp. PV6, a single window of DNA contains:
- a CDS encoding AAA family ATPase, whose amino-acid sequence MVEAFAVASGKGGTGKTTSTLALGMALAEEHDVTVVDADTGMANLLFHAGLDDAAVTLHDLLVAETATTVSEATYDRFGLSVVPCGTSLAGFEAAEPERLRDVVAELARDTDILLLDSPAALGSKSAVLPVVLADRIVVVVEPTIPALSDGLKVQEYARSYGTGTAGVLFNKVRDDAADVTEQAERRFGGPVLATVPESDAVRDARRAGKPLLAHAPESDPAARYRRAAARLDVRDGDEGAVADRFRSAVVPDTP is encoded by the coding sequence ATGGTCGAGGCGTTCGCGGTCGCCAGCGGGAAGGGCGGCACGGGCAAGACGACGAGCACGCTCGCGCTCGGGATGGCGCTCGCCGAGGAGCACGACGTCACCGTCGTCGACGCCGACACGGGGATGGCGAACCTCCTCTTTCACGCCGGACTCGACGACGCGGCCGTCACGCTCCACGATCTGCTCGTCGCCGAAACCGCGACGACCGTCTCGGAGGCGACGTACGACCGGTTCGGGCTCTCCGTCGTCCCCTGTGGCACGTCGCTCGCCGGCTTCGAGGCCGCCGAACCGGAGCGGCTCCGCGACGTGGTCGCCGAACTCGCCCGCGACACCGACATTCTGCTGCTCGACTCGCCGGCCGCGCTCGGCTCGAAGTCGGCCGTGTTACCGGTCGTGTTGGCGGACCGCATCGTCGTCGTCGTGGAACCGACGATCCCCGCGCTCTCCGACGGGCTGAAGGTACAGGAGTACGCGCGCTCGTACGGCACGGGCACGGCGGGCGTGCTGTTCAACAAGGTCCGCGACGACGCCGCCGACGTGACCGAGCAGGCCGAACGCCGCTTCGGCGGCCCGGTGCTCGCGACCGTGCCCGAAAGCGACGCCGTGAGAGACGCGCGACGCGCCGGCAAGCCGCTGCTCGCGCACGCTCCCGAGAGCGACCCCGCCGCCCGCTACCGGCGGGCCGCCGCGCGGCTCGACGTCCGCGACGGGGACGAAGGGGCCGTCGCCGACCGCTTCCGAAGCGCGGTCGTCCCGGACACGCCATGA
- a CDS encoding rhodanese-like domain-containing protein, which yields MPTVIDANAFRDMIDERRRGERSFALVDTRPAESYESWQIADSVHYFYKPFHEFDVDDFEAETGVGPGDAIVTTCAKGKASLDFAEELEAAGYDDVTVLADGMRGWSAVYDRTAVPLPDAGDEPLDVVQIQRRAKGCLGYLVVGGRSSGGDGERDDPDGSDRLAIADSDGSDRVAIAIDVSRHGDEWREAAAARDASIAAVLDTHVHADHLSGGRDLADELGVPYYLPAAAEARDVAYAFESLARNETLDVGGVDVKALATPGHTDDGASYLVGRSALLTGDTLFTDSVGRTELQFAAGGDGGDDDAGDDQKATAGAATGAERLYESLHGTLLAEPDRIVVCPGHFAVANDGTTGDVTPGEPVTTTVGAARRGLDVLDLDRGAFVERITATLPEKPPNYEAVIAANRGVESPPDEVAAIELELGPNRCAADAGAEPAADD from the coding sequence ATGCCAACCGTCATCGACGCGAACGCGTTCCGCGACATGATAGACGAGCGCCGACGCGGCGAGCGGTCGTTCGCCCTCGTCGACACGCGACCGGCGGAGAGCTACGAGAGCTGGCAGATTGCCGACTCCGTCCACTACTTTTATAAGCCGTTTCACGAGTTCGACGTCGACGACTTCGAGGCGGAGACCGGCGTCGGTCCCGGCGACGCGATCGTGACGACCTGCGCGAAGGGGAAGGCCTCGCTCGACTTCGCCGAGGAGCTGGAGGCGGCGGGCTACGACGACGTCACGGTCCTCGCGGACGGGATGCGTGGGTGGTCTGCCGTGTACGACCGGACCGCGGTCCCGCTCCCCGACGCGGGCGACGAACCCCTCGACGTCGTCCAGATCCAGCGGCGCGCGAAGGGCTGTCTCGGCTACCTCGTGGTGGGCGGGCGGTCGTCCGGGGGCGACGGTGAACGAGATGATCCCGACGGCTCCGACCGCCTCGCTATCGCTGATTCCGATGGCTCCGACCGCGTCGCCATCGCTATCGACGTCTCCCGACACGGCGACGAGTGGCGGGAGGCGGCGGCCGCACGCGACGCGTCCATCGCCGCGGTCCTCGACACGCACGTCCACGCCGACCACCTCTCCGGCGGCCGGGACCTCGCCGACGAACTCGGCGTCCCGTACTACCTCCCGGCGGCGGCCGAAGCGCGCGACGTGGCGTACGCGTTCGAGTCGCTCGCGCGCAACGAGACGCTCGACGTCGGCGGCGTCGACGTGAAGGCGCTCGCGACCCCCGGCCACACCGACGACGGCGCGAGCTACCTCGTCGGGCGGTCCGCGCTGCTCACCGGCGACACGCTGTTCACCGACAGCGTCGGGCGGACGGAACTGCAGTTCGCGGCTGGCGGCGACGGCGGGGACGACGACGCGGGCGACGACCAGAAAGCGACCGCCGGCGCGGCGACCGGCGCAGAGCGGCTCTACGAGTCGCTCCACGGAACCCTGCTCGCGGAGCCCGACCGGATCGTCGTCTGTCCGGGGCACTTCGCGGTCGCGAACGACGGGACGACCGGCGACGTCACGCCCGGCGAGCCGGTGACGACGACGGTCGGCGCGGCTCGACGGGGGCTCGACGTGCTCGACCTCGACCGCGGGGCGTTCGTGGAGCGCATCACGGCGACGCTCCCGGAGAAGCCGCCGAACTACGAGGCCGTCATCGCGGCGAACCGCGGCGTCGAGTCGCCGCCCGACGAGGTCGCGGCCATCGAGCTAGAGCTGGGTCCGAACCGGTGTGCCGCCGACGCCGGGGCGGAGCCCGCCGCGGACGACTGA
- a CDS encoding endonuclease V: MSSPVDPDSIARPEFLPDPSLSRAEMESLQRDLAAAATEADDHDLDPASVAIDEPADLTDGLPEARTDTSPDQSTPDAPVVVGVDQAFLTPDEGPERAVSAAVAFRAGDVIEYASAVTPLSIPYVPGLLAFREGGPIRAALAALDAEPDLLVCDGSGRIHFREAGLATHIGVLVDAPSVGVAKRLLCGEPDESTDERPAGWRTPIRADERVTTAEPGTVIGHALQSRQYPNSRRVNPLYVSPGHRVSTGTATDLVEALCAGYKLPEPTRLADAYADAVKREAQAAGSR, from the coding sequence ATGTCGTCGCCCGTGGACCCGGACAGCATCGCGCGCCCTGAGTTCCTCCCGGACCCCTCGCTCTCCCGCGCGGAGATGGAGTCGCTCCAGCGCGACCTGGCGGCGGCGGCGACGGAGGCCGACGACCACGACCTCGACCCGGCGAGCGTCGCGATCGACGAGCCGGCGGACCTGACCGACGGCCTGCCGGAGGCACGGACCGATACGAGTCCCGACCAGTCAACGCCCGACGCGCCGGTCGTCGTGGGGGTCGACCAGGCGTTTCTGACGCCCGACGAGGGGCCGGAGCGGGCCGTCTCCGCCGCGGTCGCGTTCCGCGCCGGCGACGTGATCGAGTACGCGAGCGCGGTCACGCCGCTGTCGATTCCGTACGTGCCGGGCCTGCTCGCGTTCCGGGAAGGCGGGCCGATACGGGCGGCGCTCGCCGCACTGGACGCCGAGCCGGATCTGTTGGTGTGTGACGGCTCCGGCCGGATCCACTTTCGCGAGGCCGGGCTGGCGACGCACATCGGCGTGCTGGTGGACGCACCGAGCGTGGGCGTCGCAAAGCGCCTGCTGTGCGGGGAGCCGGACGAGTCGACAGACGAGCGGCCCGCGGGCTGGCGAACGCCGATCCGCGCCGACGAGCGCGTGACGACCGCCGAGCCGGGAACCGTGATCGGGCACGCGCTTCAGTCCCGACAGTACCCGAACAGCCGGCGCGTCAATCCCCTGTACGTGAGCCCCGGACACCGGGTGTCGACCGGGACGGCGACCGACCTCGTCGAGGCGCTGTGTGCGGGGTACAAACTCCCGGAGCCGACCCGACTGGCCGACGCGTACGCCGACGCGGTCAAACGAGAGGCGCAGGCGGCGGGGAGCCGCTGA
- a CDS encoding rhomboid family intramembrane serine protease, with protein sequence MATCDVCGEYENLPYQCKRCGQTFCADHRLPENHNCPGLAEWDDPGGVFDSGFDDSVEANAGSSGGGSAGVTDRIKRRIDRETSTGGLVSYFRGNATYALLLAMWLTFVAQWVALTVGGRPLHNTLFVLQSEALGNVWTWVTSVLSHSPVGLYHIIGNSVVLFFFGPLVERAVGSKRFVGFFFAAGAIAGLGHVLFAIATGAPPTGVLGASGAGFAILGVLTVWRPNMQVLLFFVVPMKIKYLTWGIALVSAVLVIQSGTGGVGGIAHLAHLIGFAIGLAFGKRYEGLSRSAGGMGGVSMGGASGPRGPGGPGGPGGRF encoded by the coding sequence ATGGCGACGTGTGACGTGTGTGGGGAGTACGAAAACCTTCCCTACCAGTGTAAACGGTGCGGCCAGACGTTCTGTGCCGACCACCGCCTTCCCGAGAACCACAACTGTCCGGGGCTCGCAGAGTGGGACGACCCCGGCGGGGTGTTCGACAGCGGCTTCGACGACAGCGTCGAGGCCAACGCCGGGTCGAGCGGGGGCGGTTCGGCAGGCGTCACCGATCGAATTAAGCGACGGATCGACCGCGAGACCAGCACCGGCGGGCTCGTGAGTTACTTCCGCGGGAACGCGACGTACGCGCTCCTGCTCGCGATGTGGCTCACGTTCGTCGCGCAGTGGGTGGCTCTCACCGTCGGCGGCCGGCCGCTCCACAACACCCTCTTCGTGCTCCAGTCGGAGGCGCTCGGGAACGTCTGGACGTGGGTGACCTCGGTGCTGTCTCACTCCCCCGTCGGCCTCTACCACATCATCGGGAACAGCGTCGTGCTGTTCTTCTTCGGCCCGCTCGTCGAGCGCGCGGTCGGCTCGAAGCGGTTCGTCGGGTTCTTCTTCGCCGCGGGGGCCATCGCTGGCCTCGGCCACGTCCTGTTCGCGATCGCGACGGGCGCGCCGCCGACGGGTGTGCTCGGCGCCAGCGGCGCGGGCTTCGCGATCTTGGGCGTGCTCACCGTCTGGCGGCCGAACATGCAGGTGCTCCTCTTCTTCGTCGTCCCGATGAAGATCAAGTACCTGACGTGGGGGATCGCGCTCGTCTCGGCGGTCCTCGTGATCCAGAGCGGGACGGGCGGCGTCGGCGGTATCGCACACCTCGCGCACCTGATCGGCTTCGCCATCGGGCTCGCGTTCGGCAAGCGATACGAGGGGCTGTCGCGCTCCGCGGGCGGCATGGGCGGCGTCTCGATGGGCGGCGCGAGCGGTCCCCGCGGGCCGGGCGGTCCCGGTGGTCCGGGCGGGCGCTTTTAA
- a CDS encoding type I 3-dehydroquinate dehydratase, translating to MFDEFVLTASTADLSEEPAAREHADAVEYRMDLASDPLDQLEAYDGELPLLVTNRASWEGGEAEGLGRYDALSTAIGHEAVAAVDVELAALHGTHPDPAEESHAAALREAAREAGASVVASVHDFESTPEPAALVDLLADAASEGDVGKLATTATAPVDALAMLRATHEATAAGHRVATMCMGEPGRHTRAVAPVYGSKIGYAPVDPTNATAPGQYPLATLRALVDGLREDGTGK from the coding sequence ATGTTCGACGAGTTCGTTCTGACCGCGAGTACGGCCGACCTCTCGGAGGAGCCGGCCGCCCGCGAACACGCAGACGCCGTCGAGTACCGAATGGACCTCGCGAGCGACCCGCTCGACCAGCTGGAGGCGTACGACGGCGAACTCCCGCTGCTCGTCACGAACCGGGCGTCGTGGGAGGGCGGCGAGGCCGAGGGGCTCGGCCGGTACGACGCGCTCTCGACCGCGATCGGTCACGAGGCGGTCGCCGCGGTGGACGTGGAACTCGCCGCGCTGCACGGCACGCACCCGGACCCTGCGGAGGAGTCGCACGCGGCGGCGCTTCGCGAGGCGGCCCGCGAGGCGGGCGCGAGCGTGGTCGCCTCGGTTCACGACTTCGAGTCGACGCCCGAGCCCGCGGCCCTCGTCGACCTCCTCGCCGACGCCGCGAGCGAGGGGGACGTGGGGAAACTGGCGACGACGGCGACCGCGCCGGTCGACGCGCTCGCGATGCTGCGGGCGACCCACGAGGCGACCGCGGCGGGCCACCGCGTCGCGACGATGTGCATGGGCGAGCCGGGGCGGCACACGCGCGCCGTGGCGCCCGTCTACGGGTCGAAAATCGGGTACGCGCCGGTCGACCCCACGAACGCCACGGCGCCCGGACAGTACCCGCTCGCGACGCTCAGAGCACTCGTCGACGGACTGCGGGAGGACGGAACGGGTAAGTGA
- a CDS encoding transcription initiation factor IIB family protein — translation MSERIHTRGSRSRTETTETESEQTDETLSCPECDGNVINDEEHGESVCADCGLVVEADSVDRGPEWRAFDSREKDEKSRVGAPTTNTMHDKGLSTNIDWRDKDAYGRSLGARQRQKMQRLRKWNERFRTRDSKERNLKQALGEIDRMASAQGLPDNVRETASVIYRRALDEDLLPGRSIEGVSTSCVYAAARMAGVPRSLDEIADVSRVEKAEIARTYRYVVRELKLEVKPADPEQYVPRFASDLELSEESEMRAKSLLRNAKEKGVHSGKSPVGLAAAAVYAAALLTNEKTTQAAVSEVADISEVTIRNRYHELLEAEDGLVA, via the coding sequence ATGAGTGAACGAATACACACGCGGGGGAGTCGCTCCCGAACGGAGACGACGGAGACGGAATCGGAACAGACTGACGAGACGTTGAGTTGTCCTGAGTGCGACGGCAACGTCATCAACGACGAGGAACACGGCGAGAGCGTCTGCGCCGACTGCGGGCTCGTCGTCGAGGCCGACTCCGTCGACCGCGGGCCGGAGTGGCGCGCGTTCGACTCTCGCGAGAAAGACGAGAAGAGCCGCGTCGGCGCCCCGACGACCAACACGATGCACGACAAGGGGCTCTCGACGAACATCGACTGGCGCGACAAGGACGCGTACGGCCGGTCGCTCGGCGCGCGCCAGCGCCAGAAGATGCAGCGCCTCCGCAAGTGGAACGAGCGGTTCCGCACCCGCGACTCGAAGGAGCGCAACCTCAAGCAGGCGCTCGGCGAGATCGACCGCATGGCCTCGGCACAGGGGCTCCCGGACAACGTCCGCGAGACCGCCTCCGTCATCTACCGGCGCGCGCTCGACGAGGACCTGCTCCCCGGCCGCTCCATCGAGGGCGTCTCGACCTCCTGTGTGTACGCCGCCGCGCGGATGGCCGGCGTCCCCCGTTCGCTCGACGAGATCGCCGACGTCTCCCGCGTCGAGAAAGCCGAGATCGCCCGGACGTACCGCTACGTCGTCCGCGAACTCAAGCTCGAAGTGAAGCCGGCCGATCCCGAGCAGTACGTTCCCCGCTTCGCCTCCGACTTAGAGCTCTCCGAGGAGTCCGAGATGCGCGCGAAGAGCCTCCTGCGTAACGCCAAGGAGAAGGGTGTCCACTCCGGCAAGTCGCCTGTCGGCCTCGCCGCCGCCGCCGTCTACGCCGCCGCCCTCCTCACGAACGAGAAGACGACCCAGGCCGCCGTCAGCGAGGTCGCCGACATCAGCGAGGTCACGATCCGCAACCGGTACCACGAGCTGTTAGAGGCCGAAGACGGACTCGTCGCCTGA
- a CDS encoding AN1-type zinc finger domain-containing protein: MSDVSCVVCGSVSSPDGMAYRCAYCGDPVCPDHRLPENHSCTGERLPADETPENRSPQPMDPEDVTTMGTTPDDIGQSSPDVALDGSIAGTQQNDSKEETTEAWWRRLLPW, encoded by the coding sequence ATGAGTGATGTATCGTGTGTCGTTTGCGGATCGGTTTCCAGCCCTGACGGGATGGCGTACCGATGCGCATACTGCGGGGATCCGGTCTGTCCGGACCATCGGCTTCCGGAAAACCACAGCTGTACCGGTGAACGGCTTCCTGCGGACGAAACGCCAGAGAACCGAAGTCCACAGCCGATGGATCCAGAAGATGTGACTACGATGGGGACGACACCGGACGACATTGGTCAATCATCGCCGGACGTAGCTCTCGACGGTTCAATCGCCGGAACCCAACAGAATGATTCGAAGGAGGAAACTACAGAAGCATGGTGGCGAAGGCTCCTCCCGTGGTGA
- a CDS encoding cobalamin-binding protein, giving the protein MTAPRVVSLAPSATATVTALGAAELLVGVTHHCDRPADIGSAHGEEFPIAIGGWLNPDLDRVADLDPDVVLTSDGLQSDLAEDCRERGFDVRHRAPATLDEAVETFAARGADVGRPAAGERLAADSRRRLDDVASAVESRPRPTVYCEEWSDPPMAAGNWVPDAVRAAGGRYPFVDPGERSREVDLAAVERADPDHVIVHVCGHGDRVDPETIASRDWAVDAPVHVIDDSLLNQPSPALIDGVERLAGLFHPETETYS; this is encoded by the coding sequence ATGACTGCTCCCCGCGTCGTCTCGCTGGCCCCGAGCGCGACAGCGACGGTGACCGCCCTCGGCGCCGCCGAACTCCTCGTCGGCGTCACCCACCACTGCGACCGCCCCGCGGACATCGGGTCGGCGCACGGCGAGGAGTTCCCAATCGCCATCGGCGGGTGGCTGAACCCCGACCTCGACCGGGTTGCAGATCTCGACCCCGACGTGGTTCTCACCAGCGACGGCCTCCAGAGCGACCTGGCCGAGGACTGCCGCGAGCGCGGGTTCGACGTCCGCCACCGCGCCCCCGCGACCCTCGACGAGGCGGTCGAGACGTTCGCCGCCCGCGGCGCCGACGTTGGGCGCCCCGCGGCCGGGGAGCGACTGGCCGCCGACTCCCGGCGACGCCTCGACGATGTTGCCAGCGCGGTCGAATCCCGCCCCCGTCCGACGGTCTACTGCGAAGAGTGGTCCGACCCGCCGATGGCGGCCGGGAACTGGGTCCCCGACGCCGTGCGCGCCGCCGGCGGCCGATACCCCTTCGTCGACCCCGGCGAGCGCTCCCGCGAGGTCGACCTCGCCGCCGTCGAGCGCGCCGACCCCGACCACGTGATCGTTCACGTCTGTGGCCACGGCGACCGCGTCGACCCCGAAACCATCGCGAGCCGCGACTGGGCCGTCGACGCGCCGGTCCACGTGATCGACGACTCGCTGTTAAACCAGCCGAGCCCCGCCCTTATCGACGGGGTCGAACGGCTGGCGGGGCTGTTCCATCCCGAGACCGAGACGTATTCGTAG
- a CDS encoding DUF84 family protein codes for MRVGVGSGNPVKRRAVEQALGTASDPDSEADRTDGDTAVLDGLAGDPSTVAVDAVPVPSGVSEQPTGHAETIAGAENRAAAVLDSEPDAYDLGVGIEGGVARFDGADGFFLVMWAVASDGSQVGRGAGPSLELPTDIAARIASGEELGPVMDDLLDTEGVARRGGAAGALTNGRVDRADALAAAVAGAFGPFVSDLY; via the coding sequence ATGCGAGTTGGCGTCGGCAGCGGGAACCCGGTGAAGCGACGCGCGGTCGAACAGGCGCTCGGCACCGCGAGCGACCCCGACTCCGAGGCGGACCGGACCGACGGCGACACCGCAGTCCTCGACGGGCTCGCCGGCGACCCGTCGACGGTCGCGGTGGATGCCGTCCCGGTCCCCTCCGGCGTGAGCGAACAGCCGACGGGTCACGCGGAGACCATCGCCGGCGCGGAGAACCGCGCCGCGGCGGTCCTCGACTCGGAGCCGGACGCCTACGACCTCGGCGTGGGTATCGAAGGCGGCGTCGCGCGGTTCGACGGGGCGGATGGGTTCTTCCTCGTCATGTGGGCGGTAGCCTCGGACGGGTCCCAAGTCGGTCGCGGGGCGGGCCCCAGCCTCGAACTCCCGACCGACATCGCCGCGCGGATCGCCAGCGGTGAGGAACTCGGCCCGGTGATGGATGATCTTCTCGACACGGAGGGTGTCGCCAGACGCGGCGGCGCCGCCGGCGCGCTCACCAACGGACGCGTGGACCGCGCGGACGCCCTCGCGGCCGCCGTCGCCGGCGCCTTCGGCCCGTTCGTCTCCGACCTCTACTGA
- a CDS encoding MarR family transcriptional regulator gives MTDGIDGRKRETLRRFAAIGAAAPFVGTASADTGDGGEANETREAIRGYVPTTPGAHFSKLRDDLHLGTGEAQYHLRKLEEAGEVESLKDADYRRFFPAGRFDERDKRALGYLRRDTPRGMILALLRDPTATGAELAAELGVSRPSVSAAAADLAAAGLLDRTDGYALTEPERLLTLVVRYADSFDAAAVALADDAASLVSYDP, from the coding sequence GTGACAGACGGAATCGACGGACGGAAGCGCGAGACGCTCCGGCGGTTCGCCGCCATCGGAGCCGCCGCGCCGTTCGTCGGAACCGCGAGCGCCGACACCGGGGACGGAGGGGAGGCCAACGAGACGCGCGAGGCCATCCGCGGGTACGTCCCCACCACCCCCGGCGCCCACTTCTCGAAGCTCCGCGACGACCTCCACCTCGGGACCGGCGAGGCCCAGTACCACCTCCGAAAACTCGAGGAGGCGGGCGAGGTCGAGTCGCTCAAGGACGCCGACTACCGCCGCTTTTTCCCGGCCGGTCGGTTCGACGAGCGCGACAAGCGCGCGCTCGGCTACCTCCGCCGGGACACCCCCCGCGGGATGATCCTCGCGCTCTTGCGCGACCCGACGGCGACCGGCGCGGAGTTGGCCGCCGAACTCGGCGTCTCGCGGCCGAGCGTGAGCGCCGCCGCCGCCGACTTGGCCGCCGCCGGTCTCCTCGACCGGACCGACGGCTACGCGCTGACCGAACCGGAGCGGCTGCTCACGCTCGTGGTCCGATACGCCGACTCCTTCGACGCGGCCGCCGTCGCCTTGGCGGACGACGCGGCGTCGCTGGTCTCGTACGACCCCTGA
- a CDS encoding SPFH domain-containing protein, which yields MDMIALQLGFGLVSVGLLFLLLVVVTLWQSFEIVDAYEKKTLTVFGEYRKLLEPGINLIPPFVSRTYPFDMRTQTLDVPRQEAITRDNSPVTADAVVYIKVMDAKKAFLEVDDYKKAVSNLAQTTLRAVLGDMELDDTLNKRQEINAKIRKELDEPTDEWGIRVESVEVREVNPSKDVQQAMEQQTSAERRRRAMILEAQGERRSAVEQAEGDKQSNIIRAQGEKQSQILEAQGDAISTVLRARSAESMGERAIIERGMETLEEIGKGESTTFVLPQELTSLVGRYGKALSGSDVQEMEGLEGKEFDGDTRKMLGLDDIDEILGQIEESAEMDVEELEKEAEAVKAGGAGADIKSADEVIQEMDDEGVEGEVETERE from the coding sequence ATGGATATGATAGCCCTCCAACTCGGTTTCGGCCTCGTGAGCGTCGGGCTGCTCTTCTTGCTGCTCGTGGTCGTCACGCTCTGGCAGTCGTTCGAGATCGTCGACGCCTACGAGAAGAAGACGCTCACCGTCTTCGGCGAGTACCGGAAACTGCTCGAACCGGGTATCAACCTCATCCCGCCGTTCGTCTCCCGAACGTACCCGTTCGACATGCGGACGCAGACCCTCGACGTCCCGCGACAGGAAGCGATCACACGGGATAACTCGCCGGTGACCGCCGACGCGGTCGTCTACATCAAGGTGATGGACGCGAAGAAGGCCTTTTTGGAGGTCGACGACTACAAGAAGGCCGTCTCGAATCTCGCGCAGACGACGCTCCGCGCCGTCCTCGGCGACATGGAGCTCGACGACACGCTGAACAAGCGCCAGGAGATCAACGCGAAGATCCGCAAGGAGTTAGACGAGCCCACCGACGAGTGGGGGATCCGCGTCGAAAGCGTCGAGGTCCGCGAGGTCAACCCCTCGAAGGACGTCCAGCAGGCGATGGAACAGCAGACCTCCGCCGAGCGTCGCCGCCGCGCGATGATTCTCGAAGCGCAGGGTGAGCGTCGCTCTGCGGTCGAGCAGGCGGAGGGTGACAAGCAGTCGAACATCATCCGCGCGCAGGGTGAAAAGCAGAGCCAGATCCTCGAAGCGCAGGGTGACGCCATCTCGACTGTGCTCCGCGCCCGCTCCGCCGAGTCGATGGGCGAGCGCGCCATCATCGAGCGCGGCATGGAGACCCTAGAGGAGATCGGGAAAGGCGAGTCGACGACGTTCGTCCTCCCGCAGGAGCTCACCAGCCTCGTCGGGCGCTACGGCAAGGCGCTCTCCGGCTCCGACGTCCAGGAGATGGAGGGGCTCGAAGGCAAGGAGTTCGACGGCGACACCCGGAAGATGCTCGGGCTCGACGACATCGACGAGATCCTCGGCCAGATCGAGGAGTCCGCGGAGATGGACGTCGAGGAGTTAGAGAAGGAGGCGGAGGCGGTCAAGGCGGGCGGCGCCGGCGCGGACATCAAGTCGGCCGACGAGGTCATCCAGGAGATGGACGACGAGGGCGTCGAAGGGGAAGTCGAGACCGAACGCGAGTGA
- a CDS encoding SRPBCC family protein, translated as MFTARDAAEIDAPVERVFAFLDDPHNHAAVTPRLEDVRDVRRLPNGGKRLAYTYRMAGVGIDGEIVQTVHEPNERMTFDLRGRLTGTIDLTFESTTDGTELTYAAEYDIPENALTALGAPLVRRFNERQVRATLAAVADRVGGDAG; from the coding sequence ATGTTCACCGCACGAGATGCCGCCGAGATCGACGCCCCCGTCGAGCGGGTGTTCGCCTTCCTCGACGACCCGCACAACCACGCCGCTGTCACCCCGCGGCTGGAAGACGTGAGAGACGTCCGCCGGCTGCCGAACGGCGGGAAGCGCCTCGCGTACACCTATCGCATGGCGGGCGTGGGGATCGACGGGGAGATCGTCCAGACCGTCCACGAGCCGAACGAGCGCATGACCTTCGACCTGCGCGGGCGCCTGACCGGGACCATCGATCTGACCTTCGAGTCCACGACCGACGGGACCGAGCTGACGTACGCGGCCGAGTACGACATCCCCGAGAACGCGCTGACCGCCCTCGGCGCGCCGCTGGTGCGCCGATTCAACGAGCGACAGGTGCGCGCGACGCTCGCTGCCGTCGCGGATCGAGTCGGGGGCGACGCGGGCTGA